In Dryobates pubescens isolate bDryPub1 chromosome 8, bDryPub1.pri, whole genome shotgun sequence, a genomic segment contains:
- the PKD2L1 gene encoding polycystic kidney disease 2-like 1 protein yields the protein MSSSHLNDRAESHFTASEEHELEAVGKKAWDNPIYNGSPSTSLKIRAIYNPKSILEKPYENFDGVGDPLPYQEKKSKRVDRKTSPFLRCCFCIFRGIRGLWGTTLTENTAENRELYVKTTLRELLVYIVFLVDICLLTYGMTSSNAYYYTKVMSELFLQTSSDSRVSFQSIGSMADFWVYAQGPLLDNLYWTKWYNNESLAAHSTQSYIYYENLLLGVPRIRQLKVKNNSCVVHDDFKEEISGCYDVYSEDKEERVSFGLINGTAWRYHSEEELSGSSHWGRLTSYSGGGYYIDLKLTREESAEALQVLKEKLWLDRGTRVVFIDFSVYNANINLFCVLRLVVEFPATGGAIPSWQIRTVKLIRYVSAWDFFIVACEIIFCVFIFYYVVEEILELRIHKLQYFTSIWNILDVVVILLSIIAIGFHIFRTIEVNRLLGELLKHPDTYADFEFLAFWQTQYNNMNAVNLFFAWIKIFKYISFNKTMTQLSSTLARCAKDILGFAIMFFIVFFAYAQLGYLLFGTQVENFSTFVKCIFTQFRIILGDFDYNSIDNANRVLGPIYFVTYVFFVFFVLLNMFLAIINDTYSEVKEELSSQKDELQLSDILKQSYNRTLMRLKLKKERISDVQKALQNGTKELDFEDFKNSLKELGHADHEITAAFCRFDKDGNHILDEEEQQQMKHDLEAKKVALNTEIENLGKSYGDNLDDSLTYREARKDSWVSKEEFQVTLQRLLQLEQSINSIGSKIDAVVSKLDVLERNKLKRKDLLGKQLDSVIKEEEPSQEEQLPQSLDQLRKEEAEGCRMEHIQGNNLSGNSSPNGVYPILPKSSMPRSWVPKIIPPHV from the exons ATGAGCTCGTCTCATCTAAACGACAGGGCTGAGAGTCACTTTACAGCCTCAGAGGAGCAcgaactggaggcagtggggAAGAAAGCTTGGGACAATCCCATTTATAATGGCTCTCCCTCAACATCCTTGAAGATTCGAGCTATCTACAACCCTAAGTCAATCCTGGAGAAGCCCTATGAGAACTTTGACGGTGTGGGGGATCCACTGCCCTATCAGGAAAAGAAGAGCAAACGTGTGGACAGGAAGACAAGTCCTTTCCTcaggtgctgcttctgcatcttCAGAGGCATCCGAG GTCTGTGGGGCACTACACTGACTGAGAACACAGCTGAAAACAGAGAGCTTTATGTGAAGACCACACTGCGAGAGCTGCTAGTCTATATTGTGTTTTTGGTAGACATCTGTCTAT TGACATATGGAATGACCAGTTCCAATGCCTATTACTACACCAAAGTGATGTCTGAGCTCTTCCTACAGACCTCATCAGATAGCCGTGTCTCTTTCCAGTCCATTGGCAGCATGGCTGACTTCTGGGTG TATGCACAAGGCCCCCTCCTGGATAATCTTTACTGGACAAAGTGGTACAACAATGAGTCCctagcagcacacagcacccaATCATACATCTATTATGAGAACCTGCTGCTGGGTGTCCCACGCATTCGACAGCTGAAGGTGAAGAACAATTCTTGTGTGGTCCATGATGACTTCAAGGAGGAAATCTCAGGCTGTTATGATGTATACTCAGAAGACAAGGAGGAAAGGGTCTCCTTTGGGCTCATCAATGGAACAGC GTGGAGGTACCAttctgaggaggagctgagtgGCTCATCTCACTGGGGAAGACTAACTAGTTACAGTGGGGGAGGATACTACATAGACCTCAAGCTGACCAGAGAAgagagtgctgaagccctgcAAGTCTTGAAGGAGAAGTTGTGGCTGGATCGGGGGACACGAGTTGTTTTCATTGATTTCTCTGTGTATAATGCAAACATCAACCTGTTCTGTGTTCTGAG GTTAGTGGTTGAGTTTCCAGCCACTGGTGGTGCCATTCCCTCCTGGCAAATTCGGACAGTGAAGCTTATAAGATATGTCAGTGCATGGGACTTCTTCATTGTTGCCTGTGAGATTATCTTCTGTGTCTTCATCTTCTACTATGTGGTAGAGGAGATTTTGGAGCTGCGTATCCACAAGCTTCAGTACTTCACTAGTATCTGGAATATCCTGGATGTGGTTGTCATTCTG ctctccataATTGCCATTGGGTTTCACATCTTTCGCACCATTGAGGTGAACAgactgctgggagagctgctgaagcATCCTGACACCTACGCAGACTTCGAGTTTCTGGCATTCTGGCAGACGCAGTACAACAATATGAATGCAGTCAACTTATTTTTTGCCTGGATCAAG ATATTCAAGTATATCAGCTTTAACAAAACAATGACCCAGCTTTCCTCCACACTGGCACGTTGTGCCAAGGACATCCTGGGCTTTGCCATTATGTTCTTCATTGTCTTCTTTGCCTATGCCCAGCTGGGTTACCTTCTTTTTGGGACACAAGTGGAAAACTTCAGTACCTTTGTTAAATGCAT cttcactcAGTTTCGGATCATTCTTGGTGATTTTGACTACAATTCTATTGACAATGCCAACAGGGTTCTCGGACCCATTTACTTCGTCACCTAtgtgttctttgttttctttgtgctCCTG AACATGTTTCTGGCTATTATCAATGACACCTACTCAGAAGTCAAGGAGGAGCTTTCAAGCCAGAAGGATGAGCTGCAACTCTCAGACATCTTGAAGCAG AGCTACAACCGGACACTCATGAGGCTGAAGCTGAAGAAGGAGCGGATTTCTGATGTGCAGAAAGCACTGCAGAATGGAACAAAGGAACTAGATTTTGAAGACTTCAAGAACAGCTTGAAGGA gctgggccACGCAGACCATGAGATCACAGCAGCCTTCTGCAGATTTGACAAAGATGGCAATCACATCCTTGATGAAGAGGAGCAACAGCAGATGAAGCATGACCTAGAGgcaaaaaag GTTGCTCTGAATACGGAGATTGAAAATTTGGGGAAATCCTATGGCGACAACTTGGATGACAGCTTGACCTACAGGGAAGCCAGAAAGGACAGCTGGGTCTCCAAAGAAGAGTTCCAAGT caccctgcaacgtctgctgcagctggaacagTCCATAAACAGCATTGGCTCCAAGATTGATGCAGTGGTGAGCAAGCTAGATGTGCTGGAAAGAAACAAGTTGAAGAGGAAAGACCTGTTGGGCAAACAACTGGATAGTGTTATCAAG GAGGAAGAACCCAGTCAGGAagagcagctccctcagagCCTAGACCAGCTGAggaaagaagaagcagaaggctgcagaatgGAACACATACAGGGAAACAATTTGAGTGGCAATTCTTCCCCAAATGGTGTCTATCCCATCTTGCCCAAGTCAAGCATGCCACGGTCTTGGGTGCCCAAGATCATCCCACCACATGTGTGA